The DNA window GAGCGTCGGGAGGGGTGCGCTGATACGGGGTGCGCTAGGCCGGCACCCCGTCGGCCGCCGCCCGCAGCGCCGCGATGTCGAGCTTGCGCATGCCGAGCATCGCCTGCATCGCGCGCTGCGCCCGCTCGGGGTCGGGGTCGGAGAAGACCTCGTCCATGCCGTCGGGCACGATCTGCCACGACAGGCCGAAGCGGTCGCGCAGCCAGCCGCACTGGCTCTCCTCGCCGCCGTCGGTGAGCTGCTCCCAGTAGCGGTCGAGCTCGGCCTGGTCGGCGCAGGTGACCTGGAAGGACACCGCCTCGCTGAAGCGGAACTGCGGGCCGCCGTTGATGCCGACGAAGCGGTTGCCGTCGAGCTCGAACTCGACGGTCATGACCGAGCCGGCCTGGCCCGGCGCTCCCTCGGGGTAGCGCGCCACCGAGCGGACGCGCGAGTTCGGGAAGACCGAGCAGTAGAACTCCGCCGCCTGCTCCGCCTCGGTGTCGAACCACAGGTTGGGGATGATCGGACCCAGCACGACGTGCTCCTCTCGCGGGGGTCGGGCCGGCCGGCCCGGCCGTCACAGCCTTGCTCACGTGGAGACGCGGCGGAGGGCACCGACTGGTCGGCGGGAGGGCGAGTGGGCCCAGTCACACCGGCCCTCGCTTGACGCCCCAGGCCCCTTAGGTCAGGCTTACCTAAACGGAACGAGAGGCGGCGGAGTGTTCGGCAACTACCTGATCGGCCTGCGCGAGGGCCTCGAGGCCTCGCTCGTCGTCAGCATCCTCATCGCCTACCTCGTCAAGGTCGACCGGCGCGACCGGCTCGTCGCCGTCGGCGGCGGCGTCTCCGCCGCCATCGCCGTGAGCGTCGCGTTCGGCGCGCTGCTGACCTACACCTCCACCTCGCTGCTGTCCTCCGGCGCGGCGCAGGAGACCTTCGGCGGCACGCTGTCGCTGGTCGCGGTCGCCTTCGTCACCTGGATGGTCTTCTGGATGCGGCGCACCGCCCGCAGCATGAAGTCCGAGCTCACCGGCCGGCTCGAGTCCGCGCTCGCGCTGGGCGGCGTCGCGGTCGCCGCCACCGCCTTCCTCGCCGTCGGGCGCGAGGGCCTCGAGACCGCGCTGTTCTTCTGGTCGGCCGTGCAGGCCGCCGGGTCGACCGCCTCGCCCGTCGCCGGCTTCACCCTGGGACTGCTCACCTCCGTCGTGCTGGCGTGGCTGCTCTACCGGCACTCGGTCAAGCTCAACCTCGCGACGTTCTTCACCTGGACCGGCGCCGGTCTGATCGTGGTCGCCGCCGGCGTCGCCGGCTACGGCGTCCACGACCTGCAGGAGGGCGGCGTGCTCGGCGGTCTGAACACGCTGGCGTTCGACGTGCGCCAGCAGATCCCGCCGACGAGCTGGTACGGCACGCTGCTCAAGGGCGTCTTCAACTTCAGCCCCGACACCACGGTGCTCCAGGCCGTCGCCTACCTCGCCTACCTCGTGCCGGTGCTCACCGCGTACCTCTGGCGCCCGCGGCGCACCGCGGCCCCCGCCGCCGCGTCCGCGAAGCCCGCTGCCGCCCCCACCACGACCCGCCTCGCCCCGAGCGTGCTGCAGGAGTCCACTCGATGATCCGCCTCTTCCCGAGCGTCCCGACCCGGGCGCTCGCGCCGAGCGCTGCCCTCGTCGCCCTCGCCCTCGCCCTCACCCTCTCCGCCTGCGGCGGCTCGTCGAGCGACGCCGCCGCCTCGTCGTCGGGCGGCTCCGGCGGCACCGCCGCCAAGGGCCAGAAGGTCTCTGTGGAGGCGAAGGACGAGAGCTGCACGGCGTCGGCCTCGGAGCTGCCCTCCGGGCGGCACACGTTCTCGGTCAAGAACAGCGGCGGCGACGTCACCGAGTTCTACGTCTACGCGCCGGGCGACCGCATCGTCGGCGAGGTCGAGAACATCGGGCCCGCCATCTCGCGCACCCTCACCGTCGACCTGGCGCCGGGCAGCTACGAGCTGGCCTGCAAGCCGGGCATGGTCGGCAAGGGCGTACGCGCTCCGCTCGTCGTCAGCGGCGCGAGCGCCAGCGCGGAGCCGCTCGACGCCCAGCTCACCGAGGCCGTCAGCTCCTACCGCACCTACGTCGAGACGCAGGCCGCCGCGCTGCTCGCCACCACCACGCCGTTCGTGGCTGCGGTGAAGGCGGGAGACGCGGCGAAGGCCCGCGCGCTCTACTCGCCGGCGCGGCTGCGCTACGAGTCGATCGAGCCCATCGCCGAGTCGTTCGGCGACCTCGACCCGCTCATCGACATGCGCGAGGACGACGTCACCGCCGGCACCCCGTTCGTCGGCTTCCACAAGCTCGAGCAGGACCTCTTCAAGACCAAGGACATCGGTGCCTCCGGCCCCACCGCCGACGCCCTGCTGGCCAACGTCGAGAAGCTCGTCGCGCTCATCCCCAGCGTCGAGATCACGCCGCTCACCATGGCCAACGGCGCCAAGTCGCTGCTCGACGAGGTCGCCAAGAGCAAGGTGACCGGCGAGGAAGAGCGCTACTCCCGCGTCGACCTGGTCGACTTCGCCGGCAACGTCGAGGGCGCCAAGACCGTCTACACCCAGCTGCGCCCGGCGCTCGAGGCGCGCGACGCGTCGCTGGTCAAGACCCTCGACACCCGTTTCGCGGCGCTGCAGGACCTGCTCGGGACGCACGCGTCCACCAAGGGCGGCAAGGGCTACGTCGCGGGCAGCGGCTACGTCTCCTACGACGCGCTGACCCCGGCCGAGGTCAAGGCGCTCGCCGTCGAGGTCGACGCCATCAGCGAGCCGCTCGGGTCGATCCCCGCGGCCATCACGGCGGCATGACCCCCGGCCACCTCTCGCGGCGCTCGCTGCTCGGCCTGCTGGGCGGCGGCGCGGCCGCCGTCGGCGTGGGCGGAGTGGGCGGAGCCGCCGTCGCCCGGGCCACCGAGACAGGCGACGACGACTCGGGCACCGTCGCGTTCCACGGCGAGCACCAGGCCGGCATCACGACACCGGCGCAGGACCGCCTGCACTTCGCCGCCTTCGACGTCACCACCACCAGCCGCGACGAGCTCGTCGCGATGCTGAAGGAGTGGACGGCTGCCGCCGAGGCGATGTGCGCGGGGCGCGACGTCGGCGAGGGCGGCACCGCCGGCGGGCCGGCGCAGGCGCCCCCCAGCGACACGGGCGAGGCGTTCGGGCTGCCGGCCGCCAAGCTCACGATCACGGTGGGCTTCGGGCCGAGCCTGTTCACCGACGCGCACGGCAAGGACCGCTTCGGCATCGCGGCCCAGCGGCCCGCGGCCCTCGCCGACCTGCCCGCCTTCCCTGGCGACGCGCTCGACCCCGAGCGAAGCGGCGGCGACCTCTGCGTCCAGGCGTGCGCCGACGACCCGCAGGTGGCCGTCCACGCGATCCGCAACCTGGCCCGCATCGCGCGCGGGAAGGCCAACGTGCGCTGGTCGCAGCTCGGCTTCGGCCGGACCTCGACCACCTCGACGAGCCAGTCGACCCCGCGCAACCTGATGGGCTTCAAGGACGGCACCAACAATCTCAAGCTCGAGGACGCCGGCGCCCTGGCGAAGTCGGTCTGGGTGGCTCCGGGCGACGGTCCGGACTGGATGGCCGGTGGCAGCTACCTCGTCGCCCGCCGCATCCGCATGCTCATCGAGCCGTGGGACTCCACGCCGCTGGCCGAGCAGGAGCGCGTCATCGGGCGCACCAAGGGCACCGGCGCGCCGATCGGGCGCGAGAAGGAGTTCGACGCGCTGGACCTGGAGGCCACCGGGCCCGACGGCTCGCCGCTGGTCGACGAGAAGGCGCACGTGCGCCTCGCGCACCCGAGCACCAACGGCGGCGCCGAGCTGCTGCGTCGCGGCTACAGCTTCACCGACGGCACCGACGGGCTCGGCCGCCTCGACGCGGGGCTGTTCTTCCTCGCCTACCAGCGCGACCCGCGCGCGCAGTTCGTGCGCATCCAGACCTCGCTGGCCGGTCGCCACGGCGACGCCCTCAACGAGTACATCCAGCACAACGGCAGCGGGCTCTTCGCCTGCCCGCCCGGCGTACGGCCCGGTGGCTGGTGGGGCGAGGGGCTCTTCGCCACCACGTAGGCTGGGTTTCATGACCAGTCTGGTCGGGTTCCCGGACCCGGTGAACGAGACCTCCGCCCGGGTCGTCGCCGGCGGTGTGGTGGCGCTCTCGACGGCCACGATCGCGCTCGACCAGCCGTGGCTGCTCGCCCCGCTCACCTACGGCTTCGCCGCCCGCGTGGTGGCGGGCCCGCGCTTCAGCCCGCTGGGCCAGCTGGCGACCCGCGTCGTCACCCCGCGCATCCGCGCCGAGCACCGCTTCGTGCCGGGCCCGCCCAAGCGCCTCGCGCAGGGGGTCGGGCTCGCGGTGTCGGCCTCGGCGCTCGTGCTCCACTACGGCTTCGGCCGGCGGCGGGCGGCCTACTCGGTGCTCGGGGTGCTCGTGGCCGCCGCCAGCCTGGAGGCCTTCGCCGGCTTCTGCGTCGCGTGCCGCGCGTTCCCGCTGCTCATGCGCGCGGGCCTGGTGCCCGAGGGCACGTGCGAGCGCTGCGCCGACATCTGGTCGCGCCCGGCCGTCACGAGCGGCTGAGCGGCTGACCCCTCAGCCCGCCGGGCGCTCGCGCGCCGGGAGCCGGGAGACGACCGCGGCGTACGACCCGTCGACCGCCTCGAGCAGCTCGTCGCGCGGGATCGCGCCGTCGAGGCGCAGCCGGTTCCACCCGTAGCGACCGGTGTAGGCGGAGGCGGTCGCGTCGTCGGGGTAGCGCGCGAGCCACTCGTCGGCCTCCGCCCGCGTCGCGCCGCACTTG is part of the Motilibacter peucedani genome and encodes:
- a CDS encoding DUF4395 domain-containing protein — its product is MTSLVGFPDPVNETSARVVAGGVVALSTATIALDQPWLLAPLTYGFAARVVAGPRFSPLGQLATRVVTPRIRAEHRFVPGPPKRLAQGVGLAVSASALVLHYGFGRRRAAYSVLGVLVAAASLEAFAGFCVACRAFPLLMRAGLVPEGTCERCADIWSRPAVTSG
- the efeB gene encoding iron uptake transporter deferrochelatase/peroxidase subunit — protein: MTPGHLSRRSLLGLLGGGAAAVGVGGVGGAAVARATETGDDDSGTVAFHGEHQAGITTPAQDRLHFAAFDVTTTSRDELVAMLKEWTAAAEAMCAGRDVGEGGTAGGPAQAPPSDTGEAFGLPAAKLTITVGFGPSLFTDAHGKDRFGIAAQRPAALADLPAFPGDALDPERSGGDLCVQACADDPQVAVHAIRNLARIARGKANVRWSQLGFGRTSTTSTSQSTPRNLMGFKDGTNNLKLEDAGALAKSVWVAPGDGPDWMAGGSYLVARRIRMLIEPWDSTPLAEQERVIGRTKGTGAPIGREKEFDALDLEATGPDGSPLVDEKAHVRLAHPSTNGGAELLRRGYSFTDGTDGLGRLDAGLFFLAYQRDPRAQFVRIQTSLAGRHGDALNEYIQHNGSGLFACPPGVRPGGWWGEGLFATT
- a CDS encoding MmcQ/YjbR family DNA-binding protein → MTHAELLEHCLRKPGAWLDQPWEDDTVVKVGPKIFAFLGGPDTGSVALKCGATRAEADEWLARYPDDATASAYTGRYGWNRLRLDGAIPRDELLEAVDGSYAAVVSRLPARERPAG
- a CDS encoding VOC family protein, yielding MGPIIPNLWFDTEAEQAAEFYCSVFPNSRVRSVARYPEGAPGQAGSVMTVEFELDGNRFVGINGGPQFRFSEAVSFQVTCADQAELDRYWEQLTDGGEESQCGWLRDRFGLSWQIVPDGMDEVFSDPDPERAQRAMQAMLGMRKLDIAALRAAADGVPA
- the efeO gene encoding iron uptake system protein EfeO, whose translation is MIRLFPSVPTRALAPSAALVALALALTLSACGGSSSDAAASSSGGSGGTAAKGQKVSVEAKDESCTASASELPSGRHTFSVKNSGGDVTEFYVYAPGDRIVGEVENIGPAISRTLTVDLAPGSYELACKPGMVGKGVRAPLVVSGASASAEPLDAQLTEAVSSYRTYVETQAAALLATTTPFVAAVKAGDAAKARALYSPARLRYESIEPIAESFGDLDPLIDMREDDVTAGTPFVGFHKLEQDLFKTKDIGASGPTADALLANVEKLVALIPSVEITPLTMANGAKSLLDEVAKSKVTGEEERYSRVDLVDFAGNVEGAKTVYTQLRPALEARDASLVKTLDTRFAALQDLLGTHASTKGGKGYVAGSGYVSYDALTPAEVKALAVEVDAISEPLGSIPAAITAA
- the efeU gene encoding iron uptake transporter permease EfeU, giving the protein MFGNYLIGLREGLEASLVVSILIAYLVKVDRRDRLVAVGGGVSAAIAVSVAFGALLTYTSTSLLSSGAAQETFGGTLSLVAVAFVTWMVFWMRRTARSMKSELTGRLESALALGGVAVAATAFLAVGREGLETALFFWSAVQAAGSTASPVAGFTLGLLTSVVLAWLLYRHSVKLNLATFFTWTGAGLIVVAAGVAGYGVHDLQEGGVLGGLNTLAFDVRQQIPPTSWYGTLLKGVFNFSPDTTVLQAVAYLAYLVPVLTAYLWRPRRTAAPAAASAKPAAAPTTTRLAPSVLQESTR